In the genome of Neovison vison isolate M4711 chromosome 3, ASM_NN_V1, whole genome shotgun sequence, one region contains:
- the MBD1 gene encoding methyl-CpG-binding domain protein 1 isoform X28 yields the protein MAEDWLECPALGPGWKRREVFRKSGATCGRSDTYYQSPTGDRIRSKVELTRYLGPACDLTLFDFKQGILCYPAPKPQSLPVPSRKRKKPSRPAKTRKRQVGPQKGEVRKEAPGDETKADADTAPASLPAPGCCENCGISFSGDGTRRQRLKTLCKDCRAQRIAFNREQRMFKRVGCGECAACRVTEDCGACSTCLLQLPHDVASGLFCKCERRRCLRIVERSRGCGVCRGCQTREDCGRCRVCLRPPRPGLRRQWRCVQRRCLRGKRSRRRGGCDSKMAARRRPPRTQPLPPVTPSQPPASPELQPRALAPSPPAEFIYYCVDEDELQPYTNRRQNRKCGACAACLRRMDCGRCDFCCDKPKFGGSNQKRQKCRWRQCLQFAMKRLLPSVWAGSEDGAGPPPPYSRRKRPGSTRRPRLGQILKTLTTPTVRSGRAQTPMKQETGSGFVLPPPGTDLVFLREGASSPVQVPGPATASTEALLQALDAGLPPVKQEPLDPEEDKEEESKEDSASDLAPEEEAGGAGTPVITEIFSLGGTRLRDTAVWLPSLQGRQSGREDGCKVWETEDTLACTSKSWNRRGWPRTHVSVSPSPTAIMWVSCRRSWCPSSQS from the exons ATGGCTGAGGACTGGCTGGAGTGCCCAGCCTTGGGCCCTGGCTGGAAACGTCGTGAGGTCTTTCGAAAGTCAGGTGCCACCTGTGGACGCTCAGACACCTATTACCAGAG CCCCACAGGAGACAGGATCCGAAGCAAAGTTGAGCTGACCCGATACCTGGGCCCTGCGTGTGACCTCACCCTCTTCGACTTCAAACAAGGCATTCTGTGTTATCCAGCCCCCAAG CCCCAGTCCTTACCTGTCCCTAGCAGAAAGCGGAAGAAGCCTTCACGGCCAGCCAAGACTCGGAAACGTCAGGTTGGACCCCAGAAGGGTGAGGTCAGGAAGGAGGCCCCAGGGGATGAGACCAAGGCTGATGCTGACACAGCCCCAGCTTCACTGCCTGCTCCTGG GTGCTGTGAGAACTGTGGAATCAGCTTCTCAGGGGATGGTACCCGAAGACAGCGGCTCAAGACATTATGCAAGGACTGCAGAG cACAGAGGATTGCTTTCAACCGGGAGCAAAGGATGTTTAAG CGTGTGGGCTGCGGGGAGTGCGCAGCCTGCCGGGTAACCGAGGACTGCGGGGCCTGCTCCACATGCCTTCTGCAGTTGCCCCATGATGTGGCCTCGGGGCTGTTCTGCAAGTGTGAGCGGAGACGGTGCCTCCGGATTGTGGAAAGG AGCCGAGGGTGTGGAGTGTGCAGGGGCTGTCAGACCCGAGAGGACTGTGGCCGTTGTCGAGTTTGCCTTCGCCCTCCCCGCCCTGGTCTCAGGCGCCAATGGAGGTGTGTCCAGCGGCGCTGCTTACGG GGTAAACGTAGCCGCCGCAGAGGAGGCTGTGACTCCAAGATGGCTGCCCGGCGGCGCCCCCCACGAACCCAGCCACTGCCTCCAGTTACCCCATCACAGCCTCCAGCGTCCCCAGAGCTG CAACCCAGAGCCCTGGCCCCCTCGCCACCTGCCGAATTCATCTATTACTGTGTAGACGAGGACGAGCTA CAGCCTTACACGAACCGTCGGCAGAACCGTAAGTGTGGGGCCTGTGCAGCTTGCTTGCGCCGGATGGACTGTGGTCGTTGCGACTTCTGCTGTGACAAGCCGAAATTTGGGGGCAGCAATCAGAAGCGCCAGAAGTGTCGTTGGCGCCAGTGCCTGCAGTTTGCCATG AAGCGGCTGCTGCCTAGTGTCTGGGCAGGATCTGAGGATGGAGCAGGGCCGCCCCCACCGTACTCTCGTCGAAAGAGACCTGGCTCTACTCGACGGCCACGTCTGGGCCAGATACTGAAGACCTTGACCACACCCACAGTCAGATCAGGCCGTGCCCAAACTCCAATGAAACAGGAAACGGGCAGTGGCTTTGTGCTACCCCCACCTGGCACTGACCTTGTGTTCTTACGGGAAGGTGCAAGCAGTCCTGTGCAGGTGCCTGGCCCTGCTACAGCTTCCACAGAAGCCCTGTTGCAG GCCTTAGATGCAGGCCTGCCACCTGTGAAGCAAGAGCCTTTGGACCCTgaggaggacaaggaggaagAGAGCAAGGAAGACTCCGCCTCTGACTTGGccccagaggaggaggcaggaggggctggCACACCCGTG ATCACGGAGATTTTCAGCCTGGGTGGAACCCGCCTCCGGGACACAGCGGTCTGGTTGCCAAG TCTGCAGGGCAGGCAATCGGGAAGGGAAGATGGATGTAAAGTGTGGGAGACGGAGGACACTTTGGCGTGCACGAGCAAGAGCTGGAACCGGCGAGGATGGCCTAGAACCCATGTCAGTGTCTCACCATCTCCAACTGCGATAATGTGGGTGTCCTGCAGAAGAAGCTGGTGCCCTTCATCACAGAGTTAA
- the MBD1 gene encoding methyl-CpG-binding domain protein 1 isoform X24 produces the protein MAEDWLECPALGPGWKRREVFRKSGATCGRSDTYYQSPTGDRIRSKVELTRYLGPACDLTLFDFKQGILCYPAPKPQSLPVPSRKRKKPSRPAKTRKRQVGPQKGEVRKEAPGDETKADADTAPASLPAPGCCENCGISFSGDGTRRQRLKTLCKDCRAQRIAFNREQRMFKRVGCGECAACRVTEDCGACSTCLLQLPHDVASGLFCKCERRRCLRIVERSRGCGVCRGCQTREDCGRCRVCLRPPRPGLRRQWRCVQRRCLRHLAHRLRRHHQRCQRRPPLAVAPPAGKRSRRRGGCDSKMAARRRPPRTQPLPPVTPSQPPASPELQPRALAPSPPAEFIYYCVDEDELPYTNRRQNRKCGACAACLRRMDCGRCDFCCDKPKFGGSNQKRQKCRWRQCLQFAMKRLLPSVWAGSEDGAGPPPPYSRRKRPGSTRRPRLGQILKTLTTPTVRSGRAQTPMKQETGSGFVLPPPGTDLVFLREGASSPVQVPGPATASTEALLQEAQCPGLSWVVALPQVKQEKVDAQEDWTPGTAILTSPVLLSGCPSKALDAGLPPVKQEPLDPEEDKEEESKEDSASDLAPEEEAGGAGTPVITEIFSLGGTRLRDTAVWLPRSKDLKKPGARKQ, from the exons ATGGCTGAGGACTGGCTGGAGTGCCCAGCCTTGGGCCCTGGCTGGAAACGTCGTGAGGTCTTTCGAAAGTCAGGTGCCACCTGTGGACGCTCAGACACCTATTACCAGAG CCCCACAGGAGACAGGATCCGAAGCAAAGTTGAGCTGACCCGATACCTGGGCCCTGCGTGTGACCTCACCCTCTTCGACTTCAAACAAGGCATTCTGTGTTATCCAGCCCCCAAG CCCCAGTCCTTACCTGTCCCTAGCAGAAAGCGGAAGAAGCCTTCACGGCCAGCCAAGACTCGGAAACGTCAGGTTGGACCCCAGAAGGGTGAGGTCAGGAAGGAGGCCCCAGGGGATGAGACCAAGGCTGATGCTGACACAGCCCCAGCTTCACTGCCTGCTCCTGG GTGCTGTGAGAACTGTGGAATCAGCTTCTCAGGGGATGGTACCCGAAGACAGCGGCTCAAGACATTATGCAAGGACTGCAGAG cACAGAGGATTGCTTTCAACCGGGAGCAAAGGATGTTTAAG CGTGTGGGCTGCGGGGAGTGCGCAGCCTGCCGGGTAACCGAGGACTGCGGGGCCTGCTCCACATGCCTTCTGCAGTTGCCCCATGATGTGGCCTCGGGGCTGTTCTGCAAGTGTGAGCGGAGACGGTGCCTCCGGATTGTGGAAAGG AGCCGAGGGTGTGGAGTGTGCAGGGGCTGTCAGACCCGAGAGGACTGTGGCCGTTGTCGAGTTTGCCTTCGCCCTCCCCGCCCTGGTCTCAGGCGCCAATGGAGGTGTGTCCAGCGGCGCTGCTTACGG CACCTTGCCCACCGTCTCCGTCGCCACCATCAGCGATGTCAACGACGCCCTCCCCTAgctgtggctccccctgct GGTAAACGTAGCCGCCGCAGAGGAGGCTGTGACTCCAAGATGGCTGCCCGGCGGCGCCCCCCACGAACCCAGCCACTGCCTCCAGTTACCCCATCACAGCCTCCAGCGTCCCCAGAGCTG CAACCCAGAGCCCTGGCCCCCTCGCCACCTGCCGAATTCATCTATTACTGTGTAGACGAGGACGAGCTA CCTTACACGAACCGTCGGCAGAACCGTAAGTGTGGGGCCTGTGCAGCTTGCTTGCGCCGGATGGACTGTGGTCGTTGCGACTTCTGCTGTGACAAGCCGAAATTTGGGGGCAGCAATCAGAAGCGCCAGAAGTGTCGTTGGCGCCAGTGCCTGCAGTTTGCCATG AAGCGGCTGCTGCCTAGTGTCTGGGCAGGATCTGAGGATGGAGCAGGGCCGCCCCCACCGTACTCTCGTCGAAAGAGACCTGGCTCTACTCGACGGCCACGTCTGGGCCAGATACTGAAGACCTTGACCACACCCACAGTCAGATCAGGCCGTGCCCAAACTCCAATGAAACAGGAAACGGGCAGTGGCTTTGTGCTACCCCCACCTGGCACTGACCTTGTGTTCTTACGGGAAGGTGCAAGCAGTCCTGTGCAGGTGCCTGGCCCTGCTACAGCTTCCACAGAAGCCCTGTTGCAG GAGGCCCAGTGCCCAGGCCTGAGTTGGGTTGTGGCCTTACCCCAGGTGAAGCAAGAGAAGGTGGATGCCCAGGAAGACTGGACACCGGGCACAGCCATCCTGACTTCTCCTGTATTGCTGTCTGGCTGCCCCAGCAAG GCCTTAGATGCAGGCCTGCCACCTGTGAAGCAAGAGCCTTTGGACCCTgaggaggacaaggaggaagAGAGCAAGGAAGACTCCGCCTCTGACTTGGccccagaggaggaggcaggaggggctggCACACCCGTG ATCACGGAGATTTTCAGCCTGGGTGGAACCCGCCTCCGGGACACAGCGGTCTGGTTGCCAAG GTCCAAGGACCTTAAAAAACCTGGAGCTAGAAAGCAGTAG
- the MBD1 gene encoding methyl-CpG-binding domain protein 1 isoform X8: protein MAEDWLECPALGPGWKRREVFRKSGATCGRSDTYYQSPTGDRIRSKVELTRYLGPACDLTLFDFKQGILCYPAPKPQSLPVPSRKRKKPSRPAKTRKRQVGPQKGEVRKEAPGDETKADADTAPASLPAPGCCENCGISFSGDGTRRQRLKTLCKDCRAQRIAFNREQRMFKRVGCGECAACRVTEDCGACSTCLLQLPHDVASGLFCKCERRRCLRIVERSRGCGVCRGCQTREDCGRCRVCLRPPRPGLRRQWRCVQRRCLRHLAHRLRRHHQRCQRRPPLAVAPPAGKRSRRRGGCDSKMAARRRPPRTQPLPPVTPSQPPASPELQPRALAPSPPAEFIYYCVDEDELQPYTNRRQNRKCGACAACLRRMDCGRCDFCCDKPKFGGSNQKRQKCRWRQCLQFAMKRLLPSVWAGSEDGAGPPPPYSRRKRPGSTRRPRLGQILKTLTTPTVRSGRAQTPMKQETGSGFVLPPPGTDLVFLREGASSPVQVPGPATASTEALLQEAQCPGLSWVVALPQVKQEKVDAQEDWTPGTAILTSPVLLSGCPSKALDAGLPPVKQEPLDPEEDKEEESKEDSASDLAPEEEAGGAGTPVITEIFSLGGTRLRDTAVWLPSLQGRQSGREDGCKVWETEDTLACTSKSWNRRGWPRTHVSVSPSPTAIMWVSCRRSWCPSSQS from the exons ATGGCTGAGGACTGGCTGGAGTGCCCAGCCTTGGGCCCTGGCTGGAAACGTCGTGAGGTCTTTCGAAAGTCAGGTGCCACCTGTGGACGCTCAGACACCTATTACCAGAG CCCCACAGGAGACAGGATCCGAAGCAAAGTTGAGCTGACCCGATACCTGGGCCCTGCGTGTGACCTCACCCTCTTCGACTTCAAACAAGGCATTCTGTGTTATCCAGCCCCCAAG CCCCAGTCCTTACCTGTCCCTAGCAGAAAGCGGAAGAAGCCTTCACGGCCAGCCAAGACTCGGAAACGTCAGGTTGGACCCCAGAAGGGTGAGGTCAGGAAGGAGGCCCCAGGGGATGAGACCAAGGCTGATGCTGACACAGCCCCAGCTTCACTGCCTGCTCCTGG GTGCTGTGAGAACTGTGGAATCAGCTTCTCAGGGGATGGTACCCGAAGACAGCGGCTCAAGACATTATGCAAGGACTGCAGAG cACAGAGGATTGCTTTCAACCGGGAGCAAAGGATGTTTAAG CGTGTGGGCTGCGGGGAGTGCGCAGCCTGCCGGGTAACCGAGGACTGCGGGGCCTGCTCCACATGCCTTCTGCAGTTGCCCCATGATGTGGCCTCGGGGCTGTTCTGCAAGTGTGAGCGGAGACGGTGCCTCCGGATTGTGGAAAGG AGCCGAGGGTGTGGAGTGTGCAGGGGCTGTCAGACCCGAGAGGACTGTGGCCGTTGTCGAGTTTGCCTTCGCCCTCCCCGCCCTGGTCTCAGGCGCCAATGGAGGTGTGTCCAGCGGCGCTGCTTACGG CACCTTGCCCACCGTCTCCGTCGCCACCATCAGCGATGTCAACGACGCCCTCCCCTAgctgtggctccccctgct GGTAAACGTAGCCGCCGCAGAGGAGGCTGTGACTCCAAGATGGCTGCCCGGCGGCGCCCCCCACGAACCCAGCCACTGCCTCCAGTTACCCCATCACAGCCTCCAGCGTCCCCAGAGCTG CAACCCAGAGCCCTGGCCCCCTCGCCACCTGCCGAATTCATCTATTACTGTGTAGACGAGGACGAGCTA CAGCCTTACACGAACCGTCGGCAGAACCGTAAGTGTGGGGCCTGTGCAGCTTGCTTGCGCCGGATGGACTGTGGTCGTTGCGACTTCTGCTGTGACAAGCCGAAATTTGGGGGCAGCAATCAGAAGCGCCAGAAGTGTCGTTGGCGCCAGTGCCTGCAGTTTGCCATG AAGCGGCTGCTGCCTAGTGTCTGGGCAGGATCTGAGGATGGAGCAGGGCCGCCCCCACCGTACTCTCGTCGAAAGAGACCTGGCTCTACTCGACGGCCACGTCTGGGCCAGATACTGAAGACCTTGACCACACCCACAGTCAGATCAGGCCGTGCCCAAACTCCAATGAAACAGGAAACGGGCAGTGGCTTTGTGCTACCCCCACCTGGCACTGACCTTGTGTTCTTACGGGAAGGTGCAAGCAGTCCTGTGCAGGTGCCTGGCCCTGCTACAGCTTCCACAGAAGCCCTGTTGCAG GAGGCCCAGTGCCCAGGCCTGAGTTGGGTTGTGGCCTTACCCCAGGTGAAGCAAGAGAAGGTGGATGCCCAGGAAGACTGGACACCGGGCACAGCCATCCTGACTTCTCCTGTATTGCTGTCTGGCTGCCCCAGCAAG GCCTTAGATGCAGGCCTGCCACCTGTGAAGCAAGAGCCTTTGGACCCTgaggaggacaaggaggaagAGAGCAAGGAAGACTCCGCCTCTGACTTGGccccagaggaggaggcaggaggggctggCACACCCGTG ATCACGGAGATTTTCAGCCTGGGTGGAACCCGCCTCCGGGACACAGCGGTCTGGTTGCCAAG TCTGCAGGGCAGGCAATCGGGAAGGGAAGATGGATGTAAAGTGTGGGAGACGGAGGACACTTTGGCGTGCACGAGCAAGAGCTGGAACCGGCGAGGATGGCCTAGAACCCATGTCAGTGTCTCACCATCTCCAACTGCGATAATGTGGGTGTCCTGCAGAAGAAGCTGGTGCCCTTCATCACAGAGTTAA
- the MBD1 gene encoding methyl-CpG-binding domain protein 1 isoform X1 has protein sequence MAEDWLECPALGPGWKRREVFRKSGATCGRSDTYYQSPTGDRIRSKVELTRYLGPACDLTLFDFKQGILCYPAPKPQSLPVPSRKRKKPSRPAKTRKRQVGPQKGEVRKEAPGDETKADADTAPASLPAPGCCENCGISFSGDGTRRQRLKTLCKDCRAQRIAFNREQRMFKRVGCGECAACRVTEDCGACSTCLLQLPHDVASGLFCKCERRRCLRIVERSRGCGVCRGCQTREDCGRCRVCLRPPRPGLRRQWRCVQRRCLRHLAHRLRRHHQRCQRRPPLAVAPPAGKRSRRRGGCDSKMAARRRPPRTQPLPPVTPSQPPASPELQPRALAPSPPAEFIYYCVDEDELQPYTNRRQNRKCGACAACLRRMDCGRCDFCCDKPKFGGSNQKRQKCRWRQCLQFAMKRLLPSVWAGSEDGAGPPPPYSRRKRPGSTRRPRLGQILKTLTTPTVRSGRAQTPMKQETGSGFVLPPPGTDLVFLREGASSPVQVPGPATASTEALLQEAQCPGLSWVVALPQVKQEKVDAQEDWTPGTAILTSPVLLSGCPSKALDAGLPPVKQEPLDPEEDKEEESKEDSASDLAPEEEAGGAGTPVITEIFSLGGTRLRDTAVWLPSVRAPVGNTMTLEGLSFRRHSDSCLQETYHLSEETVSLCVKSVRVNGEVCRAGNREGKMDVKCGRRRTLWRARARAGTGEDGLEPMSVSHHLQLR, from the exons ATGGCTGAGGACTGGCTGGAGTGCCCAGCCTTGGGCCCTGGCTGGAAACGTCGTGAGGTCTTTCGAAAGTCAGGTGCCACCTGTGGACGCTCAGACACCTATTACCAGAG CCCCACAGGAGACAGGATCCGAAGCAAAGTTGAGCTGACCCGATACCTGGGCCCTGCGTGTGACCTCACCCTCTTCGACTTCAAACAAGGCATTCTGTGTTATCCAGCCCCCAAG CCCCAGTCCTTACCTGTCCCTAGCAGAAAGCGGAAGAAGCCTTCACGGCCAGCCAAGACTCGGAAACGTCAGGTTGGACCCCAGAAGGGTGAGGTCAGGAAGGAGGCCCCAGGGGATGAGACCAAGGCTGATGCTGACACAGCCCCAGCTTCACTGCCTGCTCCTGG GTGCTGTGAGAACTGTGGAATCAGCTTCTCAGGGGATGGTACCCGAAGACAGCGGCTCAAGACATTATGCAAGGACTGCAGAG cACAGAGGATTGCTTTCAACCGGGAGCAAAGGATGTTTAAG CGTGTGGGCTGCGGGGAGTGCGCAGCCTGCCGGGTAACCGAGGACTGCGGGGCCTGCTCCACATGCCTTCTGCAGTTGCCCCATGATGTGGCCTCGGGGCTGTTCTGCAAGTGTGAGCGGAGACGGTGCCTCCGGATTGTGGAAAGG AGCCGAGGGTGTGGAGTGTGCAGGGGCTGTCAGACCCGAGAGGACTGTGGCCGTTGTCGAGTTTGCCTTCGCCCTCCCCGCCCTGGTCTCAGGCGCCAATGGAGGTGTGTCCAGCGGCGCTGCTTACGG CACCTTGCCCACCGTCTCCGTCGCCACCATCAGCGATGTCAACGACGCCCTCCCCTAgctgtggctccccctgct GGTAAACGTAGCCGCCGCAGAGGAGGCTGTGACTCCAAGATGGCTGCCCGGCGGCGCCCCCCACGAACCCAGCCACTGCCTCCAGTTACCCCATCACAGCCTCCAGCGTCCCCAGAGCTG CAACCCAGAGCCCTGGCCCCCTCGCCACCTGCCGAATTCATCTATTACTGTGTAGACGAGGACGAGCTA CAGCCTTACACGAACCGTCGGCAGAACCGTAAGTGTGGGGCCTGTGCAGCTTGCTTGCGCCGGATGGACTGTGGTCGTTGCGACTTCTGCTGTGACAAGCCGAAATTTGGGGGCAGCAATCAGAAGCGCCAGAAGTGTCGTTGGCGCCAGTGCCTGCAGTTTGCCATG AAGCGGCTGCTGCCTAGTGTCTGGGCAGGATCTGAGGATGGAGCAGGGCCGCCCCCACCGTACTCTCGTCGAAAGAGACCTGGCTCTACTCGACGGCCACGTCTGGGCCAGATACTGAAGACCTTGACCACACCCACAGTCAGATCAGGCCGTGCCCAAACTCCAATGAAACAGGAAACGGGCAGTGGCTTTGTGCTACCCCCACCTGGCACTGACCTTGTGTTCTTACGGGAAGGTGCAAGCAGTCCTGTGCAGGTGCCTGGCCCTGCTACAGCTTCCACAGAAGCCCTGTTGCAG GAGGCCCAGTGCCCAGGCCTGAGTTGGGTTGTGGCCTTACCCCAGGTGAAGCAAGAGAAGGTGGATGCCCAGGAAGACTGGACACCGGGCACAGCCATCCTGACTTCTCCTGTATTGCTGTCTGGCTGCCCCAGCAAG GCCTTAGATGCAGGCCTGCCACCTGTGAAGCAAGAGCCTTTGGACCCTgaggaggacaaggaggaagAGAGCAAGGAAGACTCCGCCTCTGACTTGGccccagaggaggaggcaggaggggctggCACACCCGTG ATCACGGAGATTTTCAGCCTGGGTGGAACCCGCCTCCGGGACACAGCGGTCTGGTTGCCAAG TGTGAGAGCTCCAGTGGGGAATACAATGACCCTGGAAGGCTTATCCTTCAGGAGACACTCGGATTCCTGCCTTCAGGAAACTTACCATCTAAGTGAGGAAACAGTTTCCCTATGTGTGAAATCAGTACGTGTTAATGGAGAAG TCTGCAGGGCAGGCAATCGGGAAGGGAAGATGGATGTAAAGTGTGGGAGACGGAGGACACTTTGGCGTGCACGAGCAAGAGCTGGAACCGGCGAGGATGGCCTAGAACCCATGTCAGTGTCTCACCATCTCCAACTGCGATAA
- the MBD1 gene encoding methyl-CpG-binding domain protein 1 isoform X37, which translates to MAEDWLECPALGPGWKRREVFRKSGATCGRSDTYYQSPTGDRIRSKVELTRYLGPACDLTLFDFKQGILCYPAPKPQSLPVPSRKRKKPSRPAKTRKRQVGPQKGEVRKEAPGDETKADADTAPASLPAPGCCENCGISFSGDGTRRQRLKTLCKDCRAQRIAFNREQRMFKRVGCGECAACRVTEDCGACSTCLLQLPHDVASGLFCKCERRRCLRIVERSRGCGVCRGCQTREDCGRCRVCLRPPRPGLRRQWRCVQRRCLRGKRSRRRGGCDSKMAARRRPPRTQPLPPVTPSQPPASPELQPRALAPSPPAEFIYYCVDEDELQPYTNRRQNRKCGACAACLRRMDCGRCDFCCDKPKFGGSNQKRQKCRWRQCLQFAMKRLLPSVWAGSEDGAGPPPPYSRRKRPGSTRRPRLGQILKTLTTPTVRSGRAQTPMKQETGSGFVLPPPGTDLVFLREGASSPVQVPGPATASTEALLQALDAGLPPVKQEPLDPEEDKEEESKEDSASDLAPEEEAGGAGTPVITEIFSLGGTRLRDTAVWLPRAGNREGKMDVKCGRRRTLWRARARAGTGEDGLEPMSVSHHLQLR; encoded by the exons ATGGCTGAGGACTGGCTGGAGTGCCCAGCCTTGGGCCCTGGCTGGAAACGTCGTGAGGTCTTTCGAAAGTCAGGTGCCACCTGTGGACGCTCAGACACCTATTACCAGAG CCCCACAGGAGACAGGATCCGAAGCAAAGTTGAGCTGACCCGATACCTGGGCCCTGCGTGTGACCTCACCCTCTTCGACTTCAAACAAGGCATTCTGTGTTATCCAGCCCCCAAG CCCCAGTCCTTACCTGTCCCTAGCAGAAAGCGGAAGAAGCCTTCACGGCCAGCCAAGACTCGGAAACGTCAGGTTGGACCCCAGAAGGGTGAGGTCAGGAAGGAGGCCCCAGGGGATGAGACCAAGGCTGATGCTGACACAGCCCCAGCTTCACTGCCTGCTCCTGG GTGCTGTGAGAACTGTGGAATCAGCTTCTCAGGGGATGGTACCCGAAGACAGCGGCTCAAGACATTATGCAAGGACTGCAGAG cACAGAGGATTGCTTTCAACCGGGAGCAAAGGATGTTTAAG CGTGTGGGCTGCGGGGAGTGCGCAGCCTGCCGGGTAACCGAGGACTGCGGGGCCTGCTCCACATGCCTTCTGCAGTTGCCCCATGATGTGGCCTCGGGGCTGTTCTGCAAGTGTGAGCGGAGACGGTGCCTCCGGATTGTGGAAAGG AGCCGAGGGTGTGGAGTGTGCAGGGGCTGTCAGACCCGAGAGGACTGTGGCCGTTGTCGAGTTTGCCTTCGCCCTCCCCGCCCTGGTCTCAGGCGCCAATGGAGGTGTGTCCAGCGGCGCTGCTTACGG GGTAAACGTAGCCGCCGCAGAGGAGGCTGTGACTCCAAGATGGCTGCCCGGCGGCGCCCCCCACGAACCCAGCCACTGCCTCCAGTTACCCCATCACAGCCTCCAGCGTCCCCAGAGCTG CAACCCAGAGCCCTGGCCCCCTCGCCACCTGCCGAATTCATCTATTACTGTGTAGACGAGGACGAGCTA CAGCCTTACACGAACCGTCGGCAGAACCGTAAGTGTGGGGCCTGTGCAGCTTGCTTGCGCCGGATGGACTGTGGTCGTTGCGACTTCTGCTGTGACAAGCCGAAATTTGGGGGCAGCAATCAGAAGCGCCAGAAGTGTCGTTGGCGCCAGTGCCTGCAGTTTGCCATG AAGCGGCTGCTGCCTAGTGTCTGGGCAGGATCTGAGGATGGAGCAGGGCCGCCCCCACCGTACTCTCGTCGAAAGAGACCTGGCTCTACTCGACGGCCACGTCTGGGCCAGATACTGAAGACCTTGACCACACCCACAGTCAGATCAGGCCGTGCCCAAACTCCAATGAAACAGGAAACGGGCAGTGGCTTTGTGCTACCCCCACCTGGCACTGACCTTGTGTTCTTACGGGAAGGTGCAAGCAGTCCTGTGCAGGTGCCTGGCCCTGCTACAGCTTCCACAGAAGCCCTGTTGCAG GCCTTAGATGCAGGCCTGCCACCTGTGAAGCAAGAGCCTTTGGACCCTgaggaggacaaggaggaagAGAGCAAGGAAGACTCCGCCTCTGACTTGGccccagaggaggaggcaggaggggctggCACACCCGTG ATCACGGAGATTTTCAGCCTGGGTGGAACCCGCCTCCGGGACACAGCGGTCTGGTTGCCAAG GGCAGGCAATCGGGAAGGGAAGATGGATGTAAAGTGTGGGAGACGGAGGACACTTTGGCGTGCACGAGCAAGAGCTGGAACCGGCGAGGATGGCCTAGAACCCATGTCAGTGTCTCACCATCTCCAACTGCGATAA